A single region of the Pyxidicoccus trucidator genome encodes:
- a CDS encoding protocatechuate 3,4-dioxygenase codes for MSNDAKKNPEPVVMTRRKVLRGVGMALAALPLARLALACGEGTGDTPGPGTETDAGTETDAGTGSTGSWATGGTAAMTMAASYPNPFASGTGTTCTLTCAATLGPCYATTVERKDISEGHDGLPVRLALLVVDEACNPIQGASVDIWHTAPHGLYSGEDASDFCTSGDAGARAARWFRGVQTTDASGRVDFDTCFPGWYSSRTIHIHFTIRVNGNEYVTSQLFFDDALDDEIISTQPLYNTRGTRDTTNQTDTVISADSVADYVFSTERMADGAMLAWKTLVIRSSLDTAQCSVPGGSGGGGGPGGPPRDGGMGPPPGWDGGMGPPPGGG; via the coding sequence GTGGGCATGGCGCTGGCGGCACTGCCACTCGCGCGGCTCGCGCTCGCGTGCGGCGAGGGGACGGGCGACACCCCCGGCCCTGGCACCGAGACGGACGCGGGCACCGAGACGGACGCGGGCACGGGCTCCACCGGGAGCTGGGCGACCGGCGGCACCGCCGCGATGACGATGGCCGCCTCCTATCCCAACCCCTTCGCCTCGGGCACCGGCACGACGTGCACCCTGACGTGCGCGGCGACGCTGGGCCCCTGCTACGCGACCACCGTCGAGCGGAAGGACATCAGCGAGGGCCATGACGGCCTGCCCGTGCGCCTCGCGCTGCTCGTGGTGGATGAGGCCTGCAACCCCATCCAGGGCGCGTCCGTCGACATCTGGCACACCGCGCCCCATGGGCTCTACTCCGGCGAGGACGCCAGCGACTTCTGCACCTCTGGCGATGCCGGGGCGAGGGCCGCGCGCTGGTTCCGCGGCGTGCAGACGACGGATGCGAGTGGCCGGGTGGACTTCGATACCTGCTTTCCCGGCTGGTACAGCAGCCGCACCATCCACATCCACTTCACCATCCGCGTCAACGGCAACGAGTACGTCACGTCCCAGCTCTTCTTTGACGACGCGCTGGACGATGAAATCATCAGCACGCAGCCGCTCTACAACACGCGCGGAACGCGAGACACGACTAACCAGACGGACACCGTCATCTCCGCGGACTCCGTCGCCGACTACGTGTTCTCGACGGAGCGGATGGCGGACGGTGCGATGCTGGCGTGGAAGACGCTGGTCATCCGCTCGTCGCTCGACACCGCGCAGTGCTCGGTGCCTGGCGGCAGCGGCGGCGGTGGTGGCCCGGGTGGCCCGCCGCGAGATGGTGGCATGGGACCGCCGCCCGGCTGGGACGGGGGCATGGGGCCTCCTCCGGGCGGGGGGTGA